The following nucleotide sequence is from Psychroserpens sp. Hel_I_66.
ATATAGAACAAATCTCTCACAGTCTATGTTCACTTGAATTTAAGCCTCACAGAGAGCTTTACGATTGGTTTAAGGAGCATGTATATGGCTATGCAAAAGAAGAACTCCCAATGCTTCCAAAACAGCGTGAATTTGCACGTTTAAACTTGAGCTATACGATTATGAGCAAACGTAAATTGCTCAAATTGGTAGAAGATGGCGTTGTTTCCGGTTGGGATGATCCCAGAATGCCAACAATTTCTGGGTTGAGACGTCGTGGTTATACACCAAATTCCATTAGAACTTTTATAGAAAAAGTGGGAGTAGCCAAACGTGAAAACGTAATAGATGTGGCACTTTTAGAATTTTGTATTCGTGAGGATTTAAATTATGCTGCACCAAGGGTAATGGCTGTTTTAAACCCGGTAAAAGTAGTAATCACCAATTACCCAGACGACAAGGTAGAGTGGTTAGAGGCAGAAAATAACCAGGAAGATGAGAGTGCTGGTTTTAGAAAGGTTCCTTTTTGTAAGGAAATTTATATTGAAAGAGAAGATTTTAAGGAAGAAGCAAGCAACCAGTTTTTTAGACTGAAGTTAGGAGGAGAGGTACGTTTAAAAAATGCTTACATCATACAGGCAGAAGGTGTGGTTAAAGATTCCGAAGGAAAAATTACCGAGATCCATTGCACCTATACCACAGATACCGAAAAGAAAGTGAAGGGAACTTTACATTGGGTCTCTATTAAGCATGCTATAAAAGCAGAGGTGAGAGAATACGATCGTTTGTTCATGGATGAGGCTCCAGATAGCCATCAAGACAAAGATTTTATGGAGTTTATAAATCCAAATTCGCTTAAAATTATAGAGGCTTTTGTAGAACCTAGTTTGGCAGATGCGCAGGTTGGGGATCGATTCCAGTTTCAACGTATAGGTTATTTTAATGTAGACAAAGATTCTAAACCAGAACATTTAGTCTTTAATAAAATTGTAGGTTTAAGAGATTCTTGGGCAAAGCAAAAACCAAAAGCCCAGCAAAATCAAAATAGCAAACCTCAACAACATAAACGTCCTGCGATTGAGGAGATAAAATCATACGGTAAAAAGTATGATAGAATGAAAGATGCTGAAAGAGAAAAAGCGAAAGCTGAAATTCAAGAACTTGCAAAACAGGTGTCTTATGAAGATTTAGAGGCGCTTTTTGGAACCTCAGTTAAAAAAGCAGGAACAAGAATCATAACAATGATCAGTCTAGGTGTTTTATTGGATAACGGATTAGAAAAAAACGACGCTATCAATGATTTTATATCTAAAGCATTAGAAGACAAAAATGAAATTCTGGTAGCTGAGGCAAAAGCTTTATAAGGCTGTCATAATTCTTAGTTTAAAACCTCAAAGACCTCAACTTTGAGGTTTTTTTGTACATTTATAGAACTAACTATAATCAAAAAATCATGATTGAATTTAATTATTTAGCAATTTTAGTTGCTGCAGTGATCCCAATCGTATTGGGCTTTATTTGGTATAATCCAAAAGTTTTTGGAATCCCTTGGATGCGAGCAGCAGAAATGACCGAAGCCAAAATAAAAGGCGGTAATATGGCAATTATTTTTGGAGTCTCATTGGTATTATCATTAATGCTAGCCTTCTTTACAAACTTTTTGGTCATCCACGAATTTGGAGTATATGGTATGACAGAAGGTCAAATGGATGGTGCAACAACCCAAGCCTTTTTACAAGAATGGGCAGGCAAGTACCGTTCATTTAAACATGGCGCTCTACATGGTGCAATGGCAGGAGTGATGTTCGCATTGCCAGTAATTGGCATCAACGCCTTATTTGAAAGAAAAAACGCAAAGTATATCTTTATAAACGCAGGCTATTGGATTGTTTGCTTAGCAATTATGGGAAGTATCATTGCAGGATGGACTCCTTAATTTTGTAAATTTTTAACATTAATAGAGGCTGGAAATTGTAATTTTCAGCCTTTTCATTTTCATATTGATAGACTTCAAAATATACAATTCGGTTAGAGATTTACCA
It contains:
- a CDS encoding DUF1761 domain-containing protein, which encodes MIEFNYLAILVAAVIPIVLGFIWYNPKVFGIPWMRAAEMTEAKIKGGNMAIIFGVSLVLSLMLAFFTNFLVIHEFGVYGMTEGQMDGATTQAFLQEWAGKYRSFKHGALHGAMAGVMFALPVIGINALFERKNAKYIFINAGYWIVCLAIMGSIIAGWTP
- a CDS encoding glutamine--tRNA ligase/YqeY domain fusion protein, whose protein sequence is MSEETKSLNFIEYIIEEDLKNGLSKDDLRFRFPPEPNGYLHIGHTKAIGISFSLGEKYNAPVNLRFDDTNPAKEEQEYVDAIKRDIEWLGYEWANELYSSDYFQTLYDWAEQLIKDGYAYVDSQSSVAMAEQKGTPTQPGVDGPYRNRSVEENLDLFRRMKNGEFEEGSHILRAKIDMQHPNMLMRDPIMYRVLKKHHHRTGDDWCIYPMYDWTHGESDYIEQISHSLCSLEFKPHRELYDWFKEHVYGYAKEELPMLPKQREFARLNLSYTIMSKRKLLKLVEDGVVSGWDDPRMPTISGLRRRGYTPNSIRTFIEKVGVAKRENVIDVALLEFCIREDLNYAAPRVMAVLNPVKVVITNYPDDKVEWLEAENNQEDESAGFRKVPFCKEIYIEREDFKEEASNQFFRLKLGGEVRLKNAYIIQAEGVVKDSEGKITEIHCTYTTDTEKKVKGTLHWVSIKHAIKAEVREYDRLFMDEAPDSHQDKDFMEFINPNSLKIIEAFVEPSLADAQVGDRFQFQRIGYFNVDKDSKPEHLVFNKIVGLRDSWAKQKPKAQQNQNSKPQQHKRPAIEEIKSYGKKYDRMKDAEREKAKAEIQELAKQVSYEDLEALFGTSVKKAGTRIITMISLGVLLDNGLEKNDAINDFISKALEDKNEILVAEAKAL